In Actinoplanes octamycinicus, the genomic window CGTCGTCACCGCCCGCGGCACCGCCGACGGCCGCACTCTCTGGCAGCGGCCCGGCACCGCGCTGGCCCAGGACCGGGGTGTCGCGCTGCTCGCCGGGTACGACGCGGACGGCCGGGCGGTCCGGCTCAGCCAGGTCCGGCTCACCGACGGCGTCCCGGTCTGGAGCCGCGCCGTCGCGCCGGCCGACGACGTGCAGGTGGAGTACCGCACGGACGGGACGCCGGGGCGGATCGTCGCGGCGGTCGACGGCCGGATCGACCTCTACCGCTGGGCGGACGGCACGCTGGACAGCTCCGGCCGGCTGCCGATCCGGGCCCTCGACATCGTGTTCGCCTACGACGGCCGCCTGCAGACCAGCAGCGGCGCCGAGTTCCGGTTCTTCGACCTCGGCGACTTCCGCGACCTGGGCGACTTCGGCGGCGCCACGGTCGCCCAGGTCGTCCCGTGCGCCACGCTGATCTGCCGGATCGGCGCGGGCGGGGCGGTCGCGATCGACCCGGCCACCGGCCGGGAGGTGTGGCAGCACCCGGAGGCGAACGGGATCGACCTGGCCACCACCGGCCGGGTGCTGCTGACCGACCCGGACGGCCTGACCCGCACGCTGGCCGACGCGACGACCGGCCGGGTGCTGGCCAGCCGGGTGCCCGGCACGATCGCCCGGGCGTACCTCGCCGAGCCCGGATCGGTGCTGCTGCTGCACGCCACCCGGTCACCGGACCGGCGGACCGCGGCGATCCGCCTCGACCTGGCCACCGGCGCCTGGCGGCTGCTCGGCCTGCTGCCGCCGATCGCCGACCCGCATTCCTGCACCACCGCCGGCTCGGTGCTCCTCTGCCAGGACAACGACCGGATGTTCGCGCTGGCGGTGCCCGGATGACGGTGATCGACCTCGGTGACCTGAGCGTCCACCCGGACGAGCCGCCCGCCCCGCCACCGGCCCGCCGGCTGCCCCGCCGCCCGGCTGCCGCGCTGGTCGCCCTGCTCTGCGCGGTCACCCTGGGCGCGGCGGCCACCCCGGACCCGCCGCTGGTGCACGAGGTGTGGAGCGTCCCGGCCGAGCAGGGCGACGGCCTGGCCACCACCGAGGACACCGTCTACGTGGCCCGGGCCACCGACGGGCGGACCGTGCTGTCCGCGTACGAGCTGGCCACCGGCGCCACCCGGTGGACCCGGGACCTGCCCTGGGTCAGCGGCGGCGGGCTGCTCACCTTCCTCGCCGGCGACGGGATGGTCCAGCTCGCCGACACGCCCCGCGGGTCGATCGGCGACCGCCCGGAGGCGTTCTACCCGAGCCGGGCGACCGTGGTGGACGCGGCCACCGGCGAGGTGCGCTGGCGGACCACCGGCGAGGTGCAGCACACCACCCCGGAGGCCGTGCTGCTCGCCGACCGGGACGACCTCGGCGAGATCACCGCGCTGCGGCTGGCCGGGGCGCGTACCGGGGAGATCCGCTGGACCCGGCCGGTGCGGCGGGTGATCCGGCTAGAACTCGACGGGTCCCGGATCGTCACCGTCACCGAGGCCGGCGAGGCCGCCGTCTACCGGTACGCCGACGGCACCCCGCTGGCCCGCGGGCGGGTGGCCTGGAACACCGATCGGGACCTGGGCGCCCAGGCGCTGATCCACGACGGGCGGTACGTGGTCACCCGGACCGACCCGCTCGGCGCCACGGTCACCGCGTACCGGCTGACCGACCTGCGCCCGGACTGGAGCCTGCGGACGCTGCGCTCCTCGCTGATCAGCGACTGCGGACCGGTGCTCTGCCTGTCCCGGGGCGCCGACGTCGCCGGCCTGGAACCGGCCACCGGGACCACCCGCTGGGTGCTGGCCGGTCAGGGCTTCGTCAACCGGGCCGGACCGGACCGGTTGCTCGCCGCCGGCACCGACACCGACCAGCCGGCGCAGACCCTGGTCGACGCGGCCACCGGCCGGGTGATCGCCGGCCTCGGCCCCGGCTGGCCGGACGGCGACCTGCTGATCGGGAACACCACCGGCAGCCCGGTCCGGACCGTGCTCAGCCGGATGGACCTGGTCGCCGGCCGGTCCACCCCGGTCGGCACGGTCGAGTCGATCGAGGGCGTCTACTGCTCGGTCACCGGCCGCTTCCTGGCCTGCCGGCGACCCGGCCGGATCGTGGTCACCGCGGTCGGGTGACCGGGAAGCCTAGGATCGGCGACACCATGACGACGATCGACTTGGGCGACGTCAGCGAGCCGGCCCTTCCCGAGCCGGCCGACGCCGCCCGGCCGGCCCAGCTCCGGCGCCGGGACCTGTCCCGGGCCGCGGCCGCTGTCCTCGCCGTGCTCTGCGCGATCGGCCTGACCGGCTCCGCCCGCCCCGGCCCGCCCCTGGTCCACGAGCTGTGGTCGATGCCGGTGCCCGAGGGCGGCTACCCGGAGTTCGCCGACGGCCAGGCGGTGCTGTTCCGGACCGGGCCGGACGGGGCGGCGCTGAGCGCGTACGACCTGGCCGACGGCCGGGTCCGGTGGACCACCCGGATCGGGCCGGAGCCGACCTGGATGATCACCCGGGAGCCGGCCCACCGGCTCTACGTCACCGAGCACATGCGCGTCGTCGAGGAGAACAACGCCGCCGCCCAGTACGCCACCGACACCGTGGTGCTGGACAGCCGCACCGGGGCGGTCCAGTGGCGGCACGCCGG contains:
- a CDS encoding outer membrane protein assembly factor BamB family protein; this encodes MAVIELGEPEPEPPVREEWRPRPLLCAVLALLTLFAVTGSARPRPPAGGDLLWSAPSGLDDLVSLDGDTVYQQRTGEQSDLVLYDLATGARRWSTSDAVFDRFLAAGPVLLLIAERQAGRSDGVVTARGTADGRTLWQRPGTALAQDRGVALLAGYDADGRAVRLSQVRLTDGVPVWSRAVAPADDVQVEYRTDGTPGRIVAAVDGRIDLYRWADGTLDSSGRLPIRALDIVFAYDGRLQTSSGAEFRFFDLGDFRDLGDFGGATVAQVVPCATLICRIGAGGAVAIDPATGREVWQHPEANGIDLATTGRVLLTDPDGLTRTLADATTGRVLASRVPGTIARAYLAEPGSVLLLHATRSPDRRTAAIRLDLATGAWRLLGLLPPIADPHSCTTAGSVLLCQDNDRMFALAVPG
- a CDS encoding outer membrane protein assembly factor BamB family protein, whose product is MTVIDLGDLSVHPDEPPAPPPARRLPRRPAAALVALLCAVTLGAAATPDPPLVHEVWSVPAEQGDGLATTEDTVYVARATDGRTVLSAYELATGATRWTRDLPWVSGGGLLTFLAGDGMVQLADTPRGSIGDRPEAFYPSRATVVDAATGEVRWRTTGEVQHTTPEAVLLADRDDLGEITALRLAGARTGEIRWTRPVRRVIRLELDGSRIVTVTEAGEAAVYRYADGTPLARGRVAWNTDRDLGAQALIHDGRYVVTRTDPLGATVTAYRLTDLRPDWSLRTLRSSLISDCGPVLCLSRGADVAGLEPATGTTRWVLAGQGFVNRAGPDRLLAAGTDTDQPAQTLVDAATGRVIAGLGPGWPDGDLLIGNTTGSPVRTVLSRMDLVAGRSTPVGTVESIEGVYCSVTGRFLACRRPGRIVVTAVG